The following proteins come from a genomic window of Nycticebus coucang isolate mNycCou1 chromosome 11, mNycCou1.pri, whole genome shotgun sequence:
- the LOC128598307 gene encoding taste receptor type 2 member 7-like, translating into MVASSFSAVLHVVIMSAEFFTGITVNGFLVIRNCNELIKSRKLMPMQTLLMCIGISRLGLQMVLMVQSFFTAFFPLLYVLKIHGATMMFLWMFFSSISVWFATCLSVFYCFKISGFTQSYFLWLKFRIPKIIPWLLLGSLLASVCTAALCIEVDYPSNRNDNALRNTTLKETKTKIRKISEVLLVNLALLFPLAIFVICTFMLVISLYKHTHRMQNGARGLRNASTEAHINALRMVVTFFCFFISYFAAFMTNMTFTVPYESLQFFAVKDIMAAYPSGHSVVIILSNSKFQQPFRRILCCKKK; encoded by the coding sequence ATGGTCGCCTCCTCTTTCTCAGCTGTCCTTCATGTTGTTATCATGTCAGCAGAATTCTTCACAGGGATTACAGTAAATGGATTTCTTGTAATCAGAAACTGTAATGAATTGATCAAAAGCAGAAAGCTAATGCCGATGCAAACCCTCTTAATGTGCATAGGGATTTCTAGATTGGGTTTGCAAATGGTGTTAATGGTGCAAAGTTTTTTCACTGCATTCTTTCCACTATTGTATGTGCTAAAAATTCATGGCGCAACAATGATGTTCCTCTGGATGTTTTTTAGCTCTATCAGTGTTTGGTTTGCCACCTGCCTTTCTGTGTTCTACTGCTTCAAGATTTCAGGCTTCACTCAGTCCTATTTTCTTTGGTTGAAATTCAGGATCCCAAAGATAATACCGTGGCTGCTGCTAGGAAGCCTTCTGGCCTCCGTGTGCACCGCAGCTCTGTGCATCGAGGTGGACTACCCTTCAAATAGAAATGACAATGCCCTCAGAAACACCACACTGAAGGAAACTAAAACCAAGATAAGGAAAATCAGTGAAGTGCTTCTTGTCAACTTGGCTTTACTATTTCCTCTAGCAATATTTGTGATATGTACGTTTATGTTAGTCATCTCTCTTTACAAGCACACTCATCGGATGCAAAATGGAGCACGTGGTTTAAGGAATGCCAGCACTGAAGCCCATATAAATGCATTAAGAATGGTGGTAACattcttttgcttctttatttcttattttgctgcCTTCATGACAAATATGACATTTACTGTTCCTTATGAAAGCCTGCAGTTCTTTGCAGTGAAGGATATAATGGCAGCATATCCCTCTGGCCATTCGGTTGTAATAATCTTGAGTAATTCTAAGTTCCAACAACCATTCAGGAGAATTCTCTGCTGCAAAAAGAAATGA